From one Streptomyces sp. R41 genomic stretch:
- a CDS encoding TetR/AcrR family transcriptional regulator → MAGRARVEDAQERLVQAAIGLLAEQGPSAIKARTVASASGLSTMVVYSHFGGIPELMSAVADHGFKELGRAFAQVPMTEDPIAELFAMALTCRRMAHENPHLYDLMFGLSTRATYRPLSDADLRLSGRSPGFREAHAHVAAACERFVRSGRGRRQRPEVIAAQLWSFVHGYITLELAEHFVEFDDAVMQVLLPMGVNFSVGLGDRRERAEASHEAGVRLYESIIQGL, encoded by the coding sequence ATGGCAGGGCGGGCGAGGGTCGAAGACGCGCAGGAGCGACTTGTCCAGGCGGCCATCGGTCTGCTGGCCGAGCAGGGGCCGTCGGCCATCAAGGCGCGCACGGTGGCTTCCGCGAGCGGACTGTCGACCATGGTGGTCTACAGCCACTTCGGCGGGATCCCTGAGCTGATGAGCGCCGTTGCCGACCATGGGTTCAAGGAACTGGGTAGAGCTTTTGCCCAGGTGCCGATGACTGAGGATCCGATCGCGGAACTCTTCGCCATGGCCTTGACGTGTCGTCGAATGGCCCACGAGAACCCTCACCTCTACGACCTGATGTTCGGCCTGTCCACTCGCGCGACATACCGGCCGCTGTCGGACGCGGACCTTCGCCTGAGTGGGCGCTCACCGGGATTTCGAGAAGCCCACGCCCATGTCGCCGCGGCGTGTGAACGGTTCGTGCGCTCCGGCAGGGGCCGGCGGCAGCGACCCGAGGTCATAGCCGCTCAGTTGTGGAGCTTTGTACACGGCTACATCACCCTTGAACTGGCCGAGCACTTCGTCGAGTTCGACGACGCGGTGATGCAGGTGCTTCTACCGATGGGTGTGAACTTCTCTGTCGGCTTGGGTGACAGGCGTGAACGTGCCGAGGCCTCGCACGAGGCTGGCGTGCGCTTGTACGAATCCATCATCCAAGGCCTGTGA
- a CDS encoding winged helix-turn-helix transcriptional regulator, with protein sequence MRRTSFAQWPCSIARTMDLLGDWWTPLVLREAFYGIRRFDAFQESLGIARNTLTDRLRRLVEEGLLEKRPYQAEPVRYDYVLTEKGRDFYGVLLVMNRWGDRWLAGEAGPPVAMHHEVCGQETHAEVVCAACGEPMTADNTRPRMGPGYPPHLAERPDVRERFAG encoded by the coding sequence ATGAGGCGGACATCCTTTGCTCAGTGGCCCTGCTCGATCGCGCGGACCATGGACCTGCTCGGGGACTGGTGGACGCCCTTGGTGCTGCGCGAGGCGTTCTACGGGATCCGGCGCTTCGACGCGTTCCAGGAGTCGCTGGGGATCGCCCGCAACACGCTCACGGACCGGCTGCGCCGGCTGGTGGAGGAGGGGCTGCTGGAGAAGCGGCCGTACCAGGCGGAGCCGGTTCGCTACGACTACGTGCTCACCGAGAAGGGGCGCGACTTCTACGGCGTGCTGCTGGTGATGAATCGATGGGGGGACCGTTGGCTGGCCGGTGAAGCGGGTCCGCCGGTCGCCATGCATCACGAGGTGTGCGGTCAGGAGACCCACGCCGAGGTGGTCTGCGCCGCCTGCGGTGAGCCGATGACCGCGGACAACACCCGTCCCCGGATGGGCCCCGGCTATCCACCGCATCTGGCCGAGCGGCCGGATGTGCGGGAGCGTTTCGCGGGCTGA
- a CDS encoding LLM class flavin-dependent oxidoreductase, which translates to MRTSTTIEASGANWREIVDYVTEAENLGLDICWVAEAWGSEAPSPLGYLAARTERMLLGSGIIQLGTRTPMAIARAAITLSRISDGRFLLGLGPSGPQVIEGLHGVPFDRPLSRMRETVEIVRRAASGEKVAYSGREFQIPLPGGEAKPMRLSMRAEYDIPVYLATLSPKMLHLTGEIADGWLGTSFVPEGAKEAYFDHLDQGLAAAGRSCSDLDICQGAEVAFAEDEDALRTMVAGRKKELAFSLGGMGSATTNFYNNAYSRQGWAEVAAEVRTRWQAGDRDGAAGLVTDEMVLATTLIGTEDMVRQRLRVWRDTGVDTVRFYPAGETLAARLATLGRAIDLVRDIEDEAAR; encoded by the coding sequence ATGCGTACCTCCACCACGATCGAAGCCTCCGGGGCCAATTGGCGGGAGATCGTCGACTACGTCACCGAGGCGGAGAATCTCGGTCTGGACATCTGCTGGGTGGCGGAGGCGTGGGGCTCCGAGGCGCCCTCGCCGCTGGGCTACCTCGCCGCGAGGACCGAGCGCATGCTGCTCGGATCGGGAATCATCCAGCTCGGCACCCGCACGCCGATGGCCATCGCCCGCGCCGCGATCACGCTGTCCCGGATTTCCGACGGGCGCTTCCTTCTCGGACTGGGACCCTCCGGGCCGCAGGTGATCGAAGGACTGCACGGAGTGCCCTTCGACCGTCCGCTGTCACGGATGCGAGAGACCGTCGAGATCGTGCGGCGGGCCGCGTCGGGGGAGAAAGTCGCCTACTCCGGGCGGGAGTTCCAGATCCCCCTGCCGGGCGGGGAAGCCAAGCCCATGCGGCTGTCGATGCGCGCCGAGTACGACATCCCGGTCTACCTGGCGACCCTCTCCCCGAAGATGCTGCACCTGACCGGTGAGATCGCGGACGGCTGGCTGGGCACCAGTTTCGTACCCGAGGGCGCCAAGGAGGCGTACTTCGACCACCTGGACCAGGGCCTGGCTGCCGCTGGTCGCAGCTGCTCGGACCTGGACATCTGCCAGGGCGCCGAGGTCGCCTTCGCCGAAGACGAGGACGCGCTGCGCACAATGGTCGCCGGGCGCAAGAAGGAGCTTGCCTTTAGCCTCGGCGGCATGGGCTCGGCGACCACGAACTTCTACAACAACGCCTACAGCCGCCAGGGTTGGGCCGAGGTGGCGGCCGAGGTCCGGACACGTTGGCAGGCGGGGGACCGGGACGGCGCGGCCGGCCTGGTCACCGACGAGATGGTGCTGGCGACCACGCTGATCGGAACCGAGGACATGGTGCGCCAGCGGCTGCGCGTGTGGCGCGACACCGGTGTCGACACCGTTCGCTTCTATCCCGCCGGCGAGACCCTCGCCGCCCGACTCGCGACCTTGGGCCGGGCCATCGACCTGGTCCGCGACATCGAGGACGAGGCGGCACGGTAG
- a CDS encoding SDR family oxidoreductase, with product MTQTLAGKTILMSGGSRGIGLAIALRAARDGANVVLLAKTAVPHPKLEGTVHTAVDEIERAGGKGLAVVGDVRDEDDVRTAVDAAVSAFGGIDIVVNNASAIDLSSSEQLEMKRYDLMQDINTRGTFLLSKAAIPHLRKAGNPHILTLSPPLNLAPHWVGKHLGYTLSKYGMSLCTIGLAEELAADGIAANSLWPRTLINTAAVRNVVGGAGQARSPRIMADAAYAIVTRDARKCTANLFIDDEVLSDEGVTDLSAYSPAGFEGDLALDIFVDPA from the coding sequence ATGACTCAGACGCTGGCCGGCAAGACCATCCTGATGTCGGGAGGCAGCCGCGGCATCGGACTCGCCATCGCTCTGCGCGCGGCCCGCGACGGTGCGAACGTGGTGTTGCTCGCCAAGACCGCCGTGCCGCATCCGAAGCTCGAAGGCACGGTCCACACCGCCGTTGACGAGATTGAGCGCGCGGGCGGCAAGGGGCTGGCCGTCGTCGGTGACGTCCGCGACGAGGACGATGTGCGCACCGCTGTCGACGCGGCGGTCAGCGCCTTCGGTGGCATCGACATCGTGGTGAACAACGCCAGCGCGATCGACCTGTCGTCGTCGGAGCAGCTGGAGATGAAGCGGTACGACCTGATGCAGGACATCAACACGCGTGGCACGTTCCTGCTGAGCAAGGCCGCTATCCCGCACCTGCGCAAGGCGGGCAACCCGCACATCCTCACGCTCTCCCCGCCGTTGAACCTCGCGCCGCACTGGGTGGGGAAGCATCTCGGTTACACGCTGTCGAAGTACGGCATGAGTCTGTGCACCATCGGGCTCGCCGAGGAGCTCGCCGCCGACGGCATCGCCGCCAACTCGCTATGGCCGCGGACCCTGATCAACACAGCCGCCGTGCGCAATGTGGTCGGCGGCGCCGGACAAGCCCGTAGTCCGCGGATCATGGCTGACGCCGCGTACGCCATCGTCACGCGTGACGCGCGGAAGTGCACCGCCAACCTGTTCATCGACGACGAGGTCCTCTCGGACGAGGGCGTCACCGACCTGTCCGCCTACAGCCCTGCCGGCTTTGAGGGTGATCTCGCGCTCGACATATTCGTCGATCCGGCCTGA
- a CDS encoding tetratricopeptide repeat protein, producing the protein MVLYDYLVWRGYFDDLIAVTTTACAIAHQAGAIAAEAGAWNNLGIALNGASRYAEALAAYERALALFASLDDHNERGKALNGKGSALHDSGKPAEALLIHQEALAIQRAVGDLREQAAVLNNLSLDHQELENHAEACATAEEAASLFQRLGDPTNEANALCAAAFALQASGRPEAAQAACQRAVEASRAVGSPLVEAAILLTCTQLDDLSPQQQIAYCLQAEAACKQANARNLHAHALCGIGMALTTSGDRDQAVTYFVRAERMFEDLGLMDEAGQIGDLLAALQT; encoded by the coding sequence GTGGTCCTCTACGACTACCTCGTCTGGCGTGGGTACTTCGACGACCTGATCGCCGTCACAACGACCGCCTGCGCCATCGCCCACCAGGCAGGAGCAATCGCCGCAGAGGCAGGCGCATGGAACAACCTCGGCATCGCACTGAACGGTGCCTCACGCTACGCCGAAGCTCTCGCCGCCTACGAGCGGGCCCTCGCACTTTTTGCTTCACTCGACGATCACAACGAACGGGGTAAGGCACTCAATGGGAAGGGCTCTGCCCTGCACGACTCCGGGAAACCTGCAGAGGCATTGCTAATCCACCAAGAGGCTCTCGCCATCCAGCGAGCCGTAGGAGATCTGCGCGAACAGGCCGCAGTGCTGAACAACCTTTCCCTGGACCATCAGGAGCTCGAGAACCACGCAGAGGCGTGTGCAACAGCAGAAGAGGCCGCCTCCCTTTTTCAACGTCTCGGCGACCCCACGAATGAAGCGAATGCACTGTGCGCGGCGGCTTTCGCGCTGCAAGCCTCGGGACGGCCTGAGGCGGCACAGGCTGCTTGCCAACGCGCCGTCGAGGCCAGCCGTGCCGTGGGGAGCCCGCTCGTTGAGGCGGCGATTCTACTGACCTGTACTCAGCTGGACGACCTCTCACCACAGCAACAGATCGCCTACTGCTTGCAGGCAGAAGCGGCCTGCAAGCAAGCCAACGCCCGCAACCTCCACGCCCATGCGTTGTGCGGTATCGGCATGGCATTGACCACGTCGGGTGACAGAGACCAGGCCGTCACCTACTTCGTGCGCGCGGAGCGCATGTTCGAAGACCTCGGCCTCATGGATGAAGCAGGGCAAATTGGCGATCTGCTCGCCGCCCTCCAAACCTAA
- a CDS encoding acyl-CoA dehydrogenase family protein has translation MTSTPTRQIDRLYHELLAPKETQSVRAAVRRIAEREVAPHAVAIAGGDERTDGFPRHVFDGVASAGVFRIPFPSEVGGDGLTHPATATAAAIEELAYYSSSVAAVFDVHCILAGNALRQGTEEQQQRWLRKVAEGSVVGAFATTEPDASSDLSPQAVQTEAIRTEAGWVLNGHKRWISNSPVAGFVVVLARTGTRLSMFIVDTALPGVEVGLPDRKMGNRGQLTADIRFTGVELSDDDLLGGAEGHGLRHALSTLTYGRIGIAAAGVGMAQAAFDHTVAHLSTRHAFGKPVAANQHWQFLLAERATEIENARTLCTKAALRLDAGDPSPEPEAAMAKYYATKLSVDMARDAVQAFGGLGFARELGADGSPGPVEAIYRDSKIGEIYEGTNEIQKWVIARQIFGRAIVG, from the coding sequence ATGACTTCGACTCCCACACGCCAGATCGACCGGCTCTACCACGAGCTCCTCGCCCCCAAAGAGACACAGTCCGTTCGCGCTGCCGTGCGCCGGATCGCAGAACGCGAAGTGGCTCCGCACGCCGTGGCGATCGCCGGTGGCGACGAGCGCACGGACGGCTTCCCCCGGCATGTTTTTGATGGGGTTGCGTCGGCGGGGGTCTTCCGAATCCCCTTCCCCAGCGAGGTCGGCGGCGATGGCCTGACCCACCCGGCGACCGCCACCGCCGCGGCCATCGAGGAACTGGCTTACTACTCGAGCAGCGTCGCGGCCGTCTTCGATGTGCACTGCATCCTGGCGGGCAACGCCCTGCGGCAGGGCACCGAGGAGCAACAGCAGCGATGGCTGCGAAAGGTCGCGGAAGGCTCAGTGGTCGGTGCCTTCGCCACCACTGAGCCGGATGCCTCCAGCGACCTGTCCCCGCAAGCGGTACAGACCGAGGCGATACGCACCGAGGCCGGCTGGGTGCTGAACGGCCACAAACGGTGGATCTCCAACTCGCCCGTCGCCGGGTTCGTGGTGGTTCTCGCCCGCACCGGCACCCGGCTGAGCATGTTCATCGTCGACACAGCACTTCCCGGAGTGGAAGTCGGCCTTCCCGACCGCAAGATGGGAAACCGCGGTCAGCTCACCGCGGACATCCGATTCACGGGAGTGGAGCTTTCCGACGACGACCTCCTTGGTGGCGCCGAAGGGCACGGCCTGCGCCATGCACTGTCGACTCTGACCTATGGCCGGATCGGCATCGCGGCTGCCGGGGTCGGTATGGCGCAGGCCGCCTTCGATCACACCGTGGCCCACCTGTCGACGCGACACGCCTTCGGCAAGCCGGTGGCTGCCAACCAGCACTGGCAGTTCCTGCTCGCCGAACGGGCCACCGAGATCGAGAACGCCCGCACCCTCTGCACCAAGGCCGCCCTGCGTCTGGACGCTGGTGACCCGTCCCCGGAGCCCGAGGCCGCGATGGCGAAGTACTACGCCACCAAGCTGTCCGTGGACATGGCACGCGACGCCGTCCAAGCCTTCGGAGGCCTCGGCTTCGCGCGCGAACTGGGTGCCGACGGCAGCCCCGGCCCCGTCGAGGCGATCTACCGGGACAGCAAAATCGGTGAGATCTACGAGGGCACCAATGAGATCCAGAAGTGGGTCATAGCTCGGCAGATCTTCGGTCGGGCCATCGTCGGCTGA
- a CDS encoding MarR family winged helix-turn-helix transcriptional regulator gives MAEHTICLLIKLGQVAFRIAEDGIGGTGLRVRHYSVLQALADNGAMPQLALGSFLRIDPATMVTSLDDLERTGYAERTRDPQDRRRYAVDITAEGRKVLADLNRTLVDLDGEVLADLGATERDSLHALLGSLAGSPTLTSLFDAAREQNGARRA, from the coding sequence GTGGCCGAACACACCATCTGTCTGCTGATCAAGCTCGGGCAGGTGGCGTTCAGGATCGCTGAGGACGGTATCGGCGGGACCGGTCTGCGAGTGCGGCACTACAGCGTCTTGCAAGCTCTTGCGGACAACGGCGCCATGCCGCAACTGGCACTTGGTTCATTCCTGCGCATCGACCCGGCGACGATGGTGACGAGTCTCGACGACCTGGAGCGCACCGGATACGCCGAGCGGACGCGAGATCCACAGGATCGTCGACGCTACGCCGTGGACATCACCGCCGAAGGCCGCAAGGTTCTTGCCGACCTCAACCGCACACTCGTCGATCTCGACGGTGAAGTCCTCGCAGACCTGGGTGCCACGGAACGAGACTCGCTTCACGCCCTGCTGGGCAGCCTCGCGGGAAGTCCCACTCTGACCTCCCTGTTCGACGCCGCCCGGGAGCAGAATGGAGCGAGACGGGCGTAG
- a CDS encoding short-chain dehydrogenase/reductase: MKRDLLGRKLVVTGAARGIGEKVARLAAARGARVALIGLESDRLRALADDLGPAASWSEADVRDGAALRSAIDGAAEVMGGVDLVVANAGVVAYGTVRQTDEASFERVLDVNLNGVFRTLKYATPHLERSRGHVLVVASALSFMPLAAMASYGASKAAAELLALTYRQEVAHLGVTVGLVHPSWIDTDLVRGAEADLPSFQGLRRRLPYPGNVTTSADRAAAAIVDGLVRRRSRVYVPRAVAVANWAKGALNSPLTWPWARRFAARAVPSLEREVEALGRHDQLTPGTNSPTVETRSP; this comes from the coding sequence ATGAAACGTGACTTGCTGGGCAGAAAGCTGGTTGTCACCGGAGCGGCACGCGGGATCGGCGAGAAGGTGGCCCGCCTGGCCGCCGCCCGAGGGGCTCGTGTGGCCCTGATCGGCCTGGAGTCCGATCGGCTGCGCGCCCTCGCCGATGATCTAGGCCCCGCCGCCTCATGGTCTGAGGCCGATGTGCGTGACGGTGCCGCCCTCCGGTCAGCGATCGATGGGGCCGCGGAGGTCATGGGCGGCGTCGACCTCGTCGTCGCCAATGCCGGCGTCGTGGCGTACGGAACGGTGCGGCAGACAGATGAGGCGTCGTTCGAGCGGGTCCTGGACGTCAATTTGAACGGGGTGTTCCGCACCCTTAAGTACGCGACGCCCCATCTGGAGCGCAGCCGGGGCCATGTACTGGTCGTGGCGTCCGCGCTCTCCTTCATGCCGCTGGCCGCGATGGCCTCGTACGGCGCGAGCAAAGCCGCGGCCGAGTTGCTCGCCCTGACCTACCGCCAGGAGGTGGCACACCTCGGGGTCACGGTCGGCCTCGTGCACCCCTCCTGGATCGACACGGACCTCGTCCGGGGGGCCGAGGCAGACCTCCCCTCGTTCCAGGGGCTGCGCCGACGGCTGCCCTATCCGGGCAATGTCACCACCAGCGCCGACCGGGCTGCCGCTGCGATCGTCGACGGGCTCGTGCGCCGACGCAGCCGCGTGTACGTCCCGCGCGCCGTCGCCGTGGCCAACTGGGCCAAGGGAGCACTGAACTCGCCGCTGACCTGGCCCTGGGCTCGGCGTTTCGCGGCCCGCGCGGTTCCGTCCCTGGAACGGGAGGTCGAGGCATTGGGGAGGCATGACCAACTCACGCCGGGTACCAACAGCCCCACCGTGGAGACCAGGTCGCCCTAG
- a CDS encoding SRPBCC family protein → MEWTGARYADKPTVEVHTWIAAPPAQVWTLVSDIELMPRLSPELESVQWLDGRSGPALGARFVGRSKHEALGEWATTSHIVEYEPLRVLAWAVEDAQHPTAVWRFSLESQGGGTLLREWMQMGPARSGLSFAIDRMPEKEQKIVFVRMREFESNMIATIEGIKKLAESTRTSGEASH, encoded by the coding sequence ATGGAGTGGACGGGCGCCCGCTATGCGGACAAGCCGACGGTCGAGGTGCACACCTGGATCGCCGCCCCACCGGCTCAGGTATGGACGCTGGTGTCCGACATCGAGCTGATGCCGCGTCTGAGTCCCGAGCTGGAATCGGTCCAATGGCTGGACGGCCGGAGCGGCCCTGCGCTGGGAGCCCGATTCGTCGGCCGGAGCAAGCACGAGGCGTTGGGGGAGTGGGCCACGACTTCCCACATCGTCGAGTACGAGCCGTTGAGAGTGCTCGCCTGGGCGGTCGAGGACGCCCAACACCCCACCGCGGTCTGGCGGTTCTCCCTGGAGTCGCAGGGCGGCGGCACGCTGCTGCGGGAATGGATGCAGATGGGGCCTGCCCGTTCCGGCCTGTCCTTCGCCATCGACCGCATGCCGGAGAAGGAGCAGAAGATCGTCTTCGTGCGCATGCGGGAGTTCGAGTCCAACATGATCGCCACCATCGAGGGGATCAAGAAGCTGGCCGAGAGCACCCGGACCTCGGGGGAGGCGAGTCACTGA